A segment of the Meles meles chromosome 4, mMelMel3.1 paternal haplotype, whole genome shotgun sequence genome:
ATATTTTAACAATTCTCAAGGTGAttcctaagtgaaagaaacatGGAGAGTGTTCCCTTAATCTCCTTAACATAGGAACTTCTTGAATGTGAATAGCTATGGACTAATGAAGAACCGTTATTTCTTGATGTCAAgagatatctagaaaaaaaagactgaggaGAGGTAAACCAGAAAGTTACTAATGGCTGTACCAACCctgataaaaattttatgtaatcTATGCACATTATTTAGTAAACTTGCACTCTAAATGGAATCAGCAAATTCATATGCTTGTTCATAATAATGTGTCAGATGGGGGAAtggcatttttttcttagaaatctgACAATTGCTTTATTTAAACCATTTAATTTAAATCTCATTTATAACCTAACATTCAGAGTTTGTAAATCACTGACATCAGCAAAAATAAACGAGCCAGGAGATTGTTTCTCTACATTAAGTAAGCTTGGCTGCCAAGCTTCAAATTTAGCTCTTTCAGAATCAAGGTGCAGACTATTCCAATCTCATTatgtcttccccccaccccaaatgtcCTTAAAGTTGGAAAGTAAAATGAGACGGTTATGGACCTAAAAACTCAAATATGAGTTTGGTTtttcaataatataaaaacatcTGTTAAAAATTACGtaactctgaaaaaaaattacgTAACTCTGTTTTCCATATTTTCAATCTCAGTAAGTGGCACGTGTTAAAGCATAAATCCCATGTCCTGAGTggcaaaaacaagacaaaacaaaaacaaaactttaatgaGGCCATAGTAAAGCTAAAGAAGCACTGAGGGAGTTCTGCATACATCTCTCAATAATTTGGGAACCTTTCACACAAAGAGGGAAAACCCAAGAGGACACAGAAGAAAGTAAAAGCTTCAGGCAGGCTTGAAAATTAACTGATTACGGGAGCACTCTCTCCAATCCACAAAAATCTTCTGTCAGAAAAGAGGACTTACAATCTCAGatatttgaagggaaaaataCTAAGCTATCTGACAACTAATCAATTTAGACACTGGGGTAACTTTTAACTAACCAGtgtgtaaaaataataataacaaaaaatgggggagcctgggtggctcagtgggttaaacctctgctttcggcccaggtcatgatctcagggtcctgggatggagccccacatcagatctctgctcagtggggagcctgctttcccccctctctctgcctgcctctctgcctacttctgatctctttttctctgtaaataaataaataaaatctttaaaaaaatggttcaaaaaaaacaaaaaatgatcagTGACATTAAAACCTGCATACCATGTGGGGAAAGATTCAATAAACttgttacaaaaaaataaaataaaaaataaagctttgggtaagtaaaaaaaaaaagtatctgaagTTGTTACATTATATTGTCCAACACGCCCAATTTTCAATAGCAACAataaaaattacaaggcataaaAGACACAAAAAAGTTGACCCATACTCAAGAAAAAAAGCAGTCAATTGAAAATGTCTCCAAATGGATCCATATTTTAGATTCAGCAGGCTTCATAGAtgctttttataaatatattaaaggaattgaagaaaaatgtatctaaggagttaaagaaaaatatgattgtAGTGGTTTGTCAAAAGGACTTCTAGTAGAGAAACATAAACtgtatataataaaagaaaattttagaatttaaatatgtaataactaaaataatggaaaaacattGGCTAGATGGATTTAAAAGCAGAACAGAAATGTAAAGCAcaaatcatttaatttaaaagtagATCAGAAGAAAAGATAGCTGTGCTCTTGTTGAGACATGTTGGCTGTCATTGCCTCTGTGCACATCTAAGTCCTAGGCTCTGTATCAGAAATGCTGTTCCTTTGGAAACTATAACCAGAGAAAAGATGGAGACGTTCTGGAAAAAGAACACTACTTTATATTGTCCTCTGTCTCTGCATATCACTACCTACAGTGGACCTCTTCCCGTGACGATATCCCTTTGGCACTCTGGTACTGGTATGGCCTTGAGTACAGGagtctttctctttgtcttgttgGCCCTCTTGGCTCTTGGCAACTTTCAATCTTATTTGAAACTTGTAAAGTCCATGTGTCTGGGGACATCACTGATCTACACAGACAAATTTGGACTTGTCTTCCCTCTCATGTATCATACCTAGAATGGGACCTAACACTTGATGTGGAACCTAGAGAAAGGCCTGAAGATTCCCCAGCTATACCAATCTGGAGTGGTTGTCTTGGTTCTTACTGGATTGTGCTCTGCAGGGCTGAAAGCCACGTTAAGAGCTGATGTTTCCATCAATGTCTTCCTATAAATGATTCATTGACCTAACTTCTTCTGCTACTCCCTTCTCTACTCAGGGCAAAGTTCTCCTGATTTATTCAGACCCTTTTGTGCTTGCACATCACCTTGGAACTCAGTAGTAGTAGAGTAGCTGATAGAACCATAGCAGTGGAAAAGAAACCACTTTccccttgtttttaaaaatggaatgactcaaaaattcttttttcctgcCCCAGCTTGCAGCTTACTCTGGGATTTAGGATTAAAATTTCTCCATATTTAGCATTGATTTGTGCTCATGGTCAGCTTTTGGCTCCTTGTCCTGAGACCATGGAAACAATGTCAGCTTTGTGACCTCTGCCATGGGGACTGGGAGTGGGGATTTGGGTGCCACTGCTTGTGGGTTGCTAGCTTATTCATTGTCAGACCCCAGGGTCTTCAGCACCCACATAGTATGGCTGAAAGAGAGGAGTGGAGGGAAATTAGCTTGTTCTAGCTAGAGGGAGATAAACAGGGTCAGGTGATTCTTGAAGTAGATGCTTTGGGGAAAAGATATAGCTTTCAAGGCAAAGACAAGATCCAGGAAATTATCATTGAACCCATTAAGGGTTATTTCTTTTCCCTGcatttctggaaaaacaaaactttttttctaatCCAAATTCATGTGTCATCTTTTTatgaaactaaattaaaatactcattttgactttaaaaacaaaacaaaatacaaataaaaacagatcaatagaaattatccaataTAAAGaacagattgaaaaaaaattaaattaaaatgagcagAGATATGTGGGACAATATCAAGCATACCAAAGAATGTGTAATGAATTTcccaaggagagagaggaaaaaatatacaaaaaaaactAGGAAGAATTCATggttaaacatttttcaaatttgattCTATTTAAGTTTATGCAAGAGAAGCAAAAATATATCAATAGCCAGACCAACAATAACAAACTGCTGGAAGACAAAGAGATTATTAAAACTGTAAGGGAAAGATGATTCAGCCACCTATagaataatagcaataatatgACTTACCATTGACTTCccatcagaaaaaagaaaggacagataGCAATGGAATGataaaatgctgaaaggaaaagtCAATCAAAAATTCTATATCCAGTAAAACTGTCTTTCAAAATGAAGACCATATATATGTTCTgataaacaaaaaaggaaagcattTGTTAGTAATTCTGATCCATAAGATAAAACTATAGAGATTTTGAGTATACAAGCAAAGCTGTGCTTTTAATATCTGCCTTACCACAGATTGTACAAAAAAGTGTACAGTTTAggtgtttatttatatatagtcATTATTCATCATCATCAAAATTAAGTATGAAGAGATCATCTACAATTTGATAAAAGGTTttgtgacaaaaataaaatcatctgtaTTATTAAGCTCATgatggtgttttattttgttttgttttgttttatttttcatcatggCACAGTAATAATTAGCCTATGGTCTGGCAGCTGATCTACTGACCCCACATTGAGTGGCACTGCATACAATTCCATTGATGAAACAAATgtagttctttaaatgttagaATTTCTTATTAGAAAAAcagtaatataatataataaaacagttaaaatctgaatttcacttctttaaaattttaaaaatttttgttatacTAGTCTCTGATTGCATCATAAGATAATAGTGAAATATTTGTTAGTCTATTTTTTACTCAGAAAAATATGTTTGCTTTCTAATTATTCACATTCCAATTGATTTCCCAAATTATGTAAGttatcataaaaatattctcCTCTCATATCTTTTCCTTGAGTTATTTTCTTTGCAACTCAATCAGATTTTGTGAGAGCTCTGATTAGTGCATTTCCTTTTGAAAACCAGATGGTGAAGCACTTAACCTCAGATTAATATACATTTTGCATTTCTGAAATTCTACCCAAGTAAGTAAAATTTAAGGTTGAATATTCAGTTAGAAGTTTGCTTTTTATCCATtgtcaatttatttttatgtgtgagGCCTTAATAAATCATAGGTGCTTTTGCTTCTTTCACATGTTTTATTGACAAAGGTATGAAAGTAAATACTCTGAAACAATTTTGGGACCTGTATATGTAGTACCTTCCTATAATTTGACCACAAATTTTTATTGAACCACAGCTATAGTTTCAGCCCAAAACTCCTTCTGGGATTTTGAAGAATAGTGTTTGACCTCTGGCCACAAGAGCCTAGCACCAGGCTCtaattatagaattttataaTGTGGCCATGTTTTTTTGGAAATAAGTATGAGAAACATTACAACTTCAAGAATTCTGCAATTGTGTAGGTGTGACCAGTTATACACATATGAATAGATGGTAAGTAGTAAATATATGTGACACAATTAGAAAATTGAATGGCATAATAAAATGCTAATTATGTATCACAAACATACTAAAACATTTGGTAAATTCATTAGAGAATCTTCCAGAAAGAGatatgaaacaaagaaagaaattgcatgaaaacagaattaaatgtTGAATATTGGGTCAACTGTGAGAAAAGAAATATGTCTGACAGCAATGAATAAAAGCTTGtttataaaagtaaatgaaaaagtgTTTTCACTTTCTACTAAAAAAGTTTAGCTGTCATAAATCTATCCCATTAATCTGTCCATATCTTACCAAACTTCAGTACTTTATTATATTGTCACTATTTCCTCATTGTTGACTCCACTTAAAAATATAGGTATGGTCTAAAAGAGCAATGTGAAAATTATTATCTTAGTTCTCTAAACTGGACCAGTGAGAGTCTATTTTCTAGGAGTTCTTAATTTAGGTAAAGAGAAACTATGTTAATTAACCAAGAAAGCTTGCAGTTGATGAAGAATCAAACGCAAAGGCTACCATCTGATGTGGGAGTGGGCAGGTGGCACAAATTAAACCATGAGCAAGAAGGACCAACAGAGTTTATCtgtaggagaaaaacaaaaatgagacagATGCACAGAGGACTGAAGAGCAGAAATCAGCAGACATTAGAGATCTTGAAaccataaagagaaagaaatcgaGTTTTCAACTCTTCAAGGTCTCCTTGTACATTTTGACTCTATTTCAATTGATCTGTCTCTTCTCCAAACtgaaatataacttattcaaattaatttttgatattaaACTATCCACTGCCTTATGACCTCttatttgtgaattttatttgaaatttaaagtgTTGTAGTTATTTATATAACTTgcatttttagacatttttatgtgtctcaaactgaaaaaaaaatgtgttgtatttcttttaattttctatcgtttttacattttagaaatctAAAGTCATTACTCAGTTTATTTTAATACTGTGAAAACTTCGTAAAATTATGGAACTGTTTGCTATAtaatgtcaattttttaaaaatattttatttatttatgtgacagacagagatcacaagtaggcagggaggcaggcagagagagatagagaggggaggaagcaggctccctgcagagcagagagcccgatgcggggctcaatcccaggaccctgggatcatgacctgagccgaaggcagaggctttaacccactgagccacccaggcgcccctatataatGTCAATTTTTACTCCCGTGGATAATAAATTGAGGATTTACTGTTGCACAGACCTAAAATACagtagaagtagaaaaaaatcccattatttatatttataagatACAATGAGCAACATAAAATATGCatagatacaatttttaattttcagagttcAGAATCTCCTTAAAACATAAAAGCCATCTCCTTAAAACATAAAAGTCATAAAAGCATGGGTTGGATCTTTCAAAAATTCAATTTGAGATTAATATGTTGAGACTATAtgttctcaggaccctgggatcatgacctgagctgaaagcagatgcttaactgactgagccagccaggagttcCAAgactatatgtttataaaacactACAAATTCTATCCCTTGAACAACTTGCTGTATTGAGAATCAGTTTTCAAAGACCAACTCCTGTTCTAGGCAAAATACAGGGTTTATGAGAAGGAACACTTAGAACAAATTTTCTTCAGTCTATCAATACAAAGTTATTTTGAACAGGTGTATTTATATCATAAGAAACTAAGAAAATCAATCTTAAATGGCAAACTCCCATTTTCACCTATGGGGAACATAAGGCTAGAATATAAAACAGGAATTTTGGCAGGAAGAGGTCTTATTAAAGTATCTTATGACCTCCTGTGGACATTATCTCCCTATGATACTCCAGTCcccttattttgttattgttttaaagcACATTATAAAGACAACAAAATAGGCATTTACAGGGCTACAGAGTCTCTTGTGTGGCAGCAAGTACATAATCAAGCAGCCACAGGTGTACACCACATGAAGTGGTAAAGTGTGATTTGTGGAGATTTAATGATAAATATGTCTCCATAAGGCTCCATTCCAGGTTGTGCCCTCCATCTGTTCCACAGGCTTCATCTGGTTGCATCTAAAGGAAGTAAAATATCTTTATCTTTAGATCTAAAGAGTAATCTAAAATATAATCAGTTAGATAATGGGAAAAGAGGGATTTGTCACATTTATTGtggttaaaatattaataaagtttACTTGTCACATTGATTTAAAAATGCTTCCTACTTACTCTTCCATAATATAAAGCCTGACTACCATTCCAAATAAAAAGGCAGCTTCATTGATTAAATCAATATTATTAATGTCCTCTCCATTTGAAAGATCAATGTATTTTTGCTTAATTCTTTATCTTACCCCTTTGATGGAAACAGCAATGaaagtaaaattctttttctcatatttAGGAGGTTCTTTCCTATAATATAGCATATGTTTCTGCTTTGATCATTCCATTGCAAAATACTGGTatttttagaagaataaacattttgggggcacctgggtggcttagtcattaaacatctgccttcggctcaggtcatgatcccaggttcctgggatcgagtcccacagcaagctccttgctcagcaggaagcgtgcttctccctctcctgctccccctgcttgtatttcctctcgctgtgtctctctctgtcaaataaataaataaaatctttttaaaaaggaaaaattcttaacaacaacaaaaacaaagaataaacacTTTGGCTGATTGCAGTAATACTGAGAAAAGAAGTATGAACCAAAACTGAATTTTATATCTAGACACTGGACATGAAGTAACTAGTTATTACAAAATGACAGTTTTGTCCTTCTGGCTTTAGATTTTGACTACACTTATGGATTAGTGTTGGTATTTGGATCCCTTCTATGGGCTGAACATGATGTCAATAATAAGATTCACATTACCAGGTAATGTCCTCCTCCTTTGCCTCCTATTCTAAATTGTATTTATagcttaatatatattatttcctcAGCTTTTACCTATAAACAATTTATCACACTGAGCTAACTTTATTTTATAAGACATATGAATAGTTTCATACTCCAGTAGTCATTCATTTATATGTCTTATCTATATGGGAGATACCTGATGAAACACATCTAGAGTTGGAGAGATGGTGGTTAGATATGAATGGCATGTTAGTATTTTGAATTTGGACTTCGATAACGGATCAAGATCTTAATAGTCTAAGGTTTCCTTAGCATAAGAAAATGGATATAGCTAACATTtgttaaaattccatttttcccaagaaaaaaaaatgccacagtTTCTCTTACATTAAAAGTTAAAGAAtgcaggggaggagtcaagatggagaagtagcaggctgagactacattaggtagcagaagatcagctagACAGCTTATCTaagcattgcaaacacctacaaatccaatgggagattgaagagaagaagaacagcaattctagaaacagaaaatcaaccatgttctgaaaggtaggactggcagagaagtgagtgcaaaacaatgggaagatagaccgcggggggaggggccggggccaggcaagcggcagagcaatggagcacaaaatcatgacttctaaaagtctgttccactgagggacatcgctccagaggctaaaccagtgTGAAGTccatgcagggtcagcatggccccaggtcccgcagggtcacagaaggatcgggggtgtcggagtgtcgcagagcttgcaggtattagaatggtgAAGCTGGCTAGAGAGACAGAGTCGAGGAGTGAGCtttagctcggggttaccttgaacaggtcgcaggctgggtgagctcagagcacggcctatatgggagtgattgggcactgttctcgggaggcgcactgaggagtggggatcTAGGCTCTCgatcctccaggccagagactgggaggccaccattttcattcctttcctctggaaatctacagaaagcgttcagggaacaaaagttcatgaagcgaacccgagcggattacttgggccagcccctggtaagggcggtgcaattccgcctctggcaaagacatttgagaatcactacaacaggcccctctcccagaagatcaacaagaaatccacccaggaccaagttcacctaccaaggaaagcaggttcaatacaaaggacagcagcggaattccagaggaagagaaaacaaagcacagaactcatggctttctccccatgattcttcagtcttgcagttaatttaatttatttttcaatttttttcttctgctgctaatttttttttaacttttacctttttcttttttaacgtttttaactattttatctaatatatatatttctttttaatatttttctttatttgttttctttttttaattttttctgaacctctttttatcccctttctccccccaccatgatttggggtctcttctgatttcattaaagcacattttcctggggtctttgccaccattttagtattttacttgctccttcatatacacttatctggacaaaatggcaaggcagaaaaattcaccacaaaaaaagaacaagaggcagtacaaaaggctagggacctaatcaatacagacattggtaatgtgtcagatctagagttcagaatgacgattctgaactttctagccaggctcgaaaaaggcatggaagatattagagaaacctctctggagatataaaagccctttctgaagaaataaaagaactaaaatctaaccaagttgaaataaaaaaagttattaatgaggtgcattaaaaatggagactctcactgctaggataaatgaggcagaagaaagaattagtgatatagaagaccaaatgacagagaataaagaagctgagcaaaagagggacaaacagctactggaccacgaggggagaattcgagagataagtgcaaccataagatgaaacaacattagaataattgggattccagaagaagaagaaagagagaggggagcagaaggtatattggatagaattattggagagaatttccctaatatggcaaagggaacaagcatccaaatccaggagatgcagagaacccccctcaaaatcaacaagaataggtccacaccccgtcacctaatagtaaaatttacaagtcttagtgacaaagagaaaatcctgaaagcagcccgggaaaagaagtctgtaacatacaatggtaaaaatattagattggcagcagacttatccacagagacttggtaggccagaaagagctggcatgatatattcagagcactaaacgagaaaaacatgcagccaagaatactatatccagctaggctatcattgaaaatagaaggagagataaaaagctttcaggacaaacaaaaactgaaagaatttgcaaacaccaaaccagttctacaggaaatattgaaaggggtcctctaagcaaagagagaacctaaaagtagtagatcagaaaggaacagagacaatatacaggaacagtcaccttacaggctaataatggcactaaattcatatctctcaatagttaccctgaatgttaatgggctaaatgccccaatcaaaagacacagggtatcagaatggataaaaaaacaaaacccatcagtatgttgcctacaagaaacccattttagacgtgaagacacctccagatttaaagtgagggggtggaaaacaatttaccatgctaatgggcatcagaagaaagctggggtggcaatccttatatcagatcaattcgattttaagccaaagactatcataagagatgaggaaggacactatatcctactcaaagggtctgtccaacaagaagatctaaccattttaaatatctatgcccctaacgtgggagcagccaactatatcaaccaattaataacaaaatcaaagaaacacatcaataataatacaataatagtaggggacttgaacactcccctcactgaaatggacagatcatccaagcaaaagatcaacaaggaaataaaggccttaaatgacacgctggaccagatggacatcacagatatattcagaacatttcatcccaaagcaacagaatacacattcttctctagtgcacatggaaccttctccagaatagatcacatcctgggtcacaaatcaggtctcaaccggtatcaaaagattaggatcattccctgcatattttcagaccacagtgctctgaagctagaactcaatcacaagaggaaagctggaaagaacccaaatacatggagactaaacagcattcttctaaagaatgaatgggtcaaccaggaaattaaagaagaattgaaaaaatacatggaaacaaatgataatgaaaacacaacagttcaaaatctgtgggacacagcaaaggcagtcctgagaggaaaatatatagcagtacaagcctttctcaagaaacaagaaaggtctcaagtacacaacctaaccctacacgtaaaggagctggagaaagaacaagaaagaaaccctaaacccagcaggagaagagaaatcataaagatcagagcagaaatcaatgaaatagaaaccaaaaaaacaatagaaaaaatcaatgaaactaggagttggttctttgaaaggatcaataagattgataaacccctggccagactcatcaaaaagaaaagagaaaggacccaaatcaataaaatcatgaatgaaagaggagagatcacaactaacaccaaagaaatacagacaattataagaacatactatgagcaactctacgccaacaaattggacaatctggaagaaatggatgcattcctagagacatataaactaccacaactgaaccaggaagaaatagaaaacctgaacaggcccataaccagtaaggagattgaaacagtcatcaaaaatctccaaacaaacaaaagcccagggccagacggcttcccaggggaattctaccaaacatttaaagaagaactaattcctattcttctgaaactgttccaaaaaatagaaatggaaggaaaacttccaaactcattttatgaggccagcatcaccttgatcccaaaaccagacaaggatcccaccaaaaaagagaactatagaccaatatccttgatgaacacagacgcaaaaattctcgccaaaatactagccaataggattcaacagtacattaaaaggattattcaccacgatcaagtgggatttattccagggctgcagggttggttcaacatccgcaaatcaatcaatgtg
Coding sequences within it:
- the LOC123940744 gene encoding LOW QUALITY PROTEIN: succinate dehydrogenase cytochrome b560 subunit, mitochondrial-like (The sequence of the model RefSeq protein was modified relative to this genomic sequence to represent the inferred CDS: substituted 2 bases at 2 genomic stop codons), producing MRSEEKIAVLLLRHVGCHCLCAHLSPRLCIRNAVPLETITREKMETFWKKNTTLYCPLSLHITTYSGPLPVTISLWHSGTGMALSTGVFLFVLLALLALGNFQSYLKLVKSMCLGTSLIYTDKFGLVFPLMYHTXNGTXHLMWNLEKGLKIPQLYQSGVVVLVLTGLCSAGLKATLRADVSINVFL